One genomic segment of Desulfonatronum thioautotrophicum includes these proteins:
- a CDS encoding type II toxin-antitoxin system PemK/MazF family toxin produces MSSDHPLDVCRGDLVIVSMTGDYGKVRPALIVQHDHANIGHASIVVCPLSSSIQDAPLFRITITPSEANGLSNVSQVMVDKISAIKRERIRQVIGHASDEIMLQVNRSLALWLGL; encoded by the coding sequence ATGAGCAGTGACCACCCTCTTGATGTCTGTCGGGGGGATTTGGTCATCGTCTCGATGACCGGCGATTACGGAAAAGTCCGCCCAGCCCTGATCGTCCAGCACGACCACGCCAATATCGGCCACGCCAGCATCGTCGTTTGTCCACTTTCTTCCTCCATCCAGGATGCTCCGTTGTTCCGCATCACCATCACCCCGTCTGAAGCCAATGGATTGAGCAACGTCTCTCAGGTCATGGTGGACAAAATCTCCGCCATCAAACGGGAGCGCATCCGGCAGGTTATCGGCCATGCCTCCGACGAAATCATGCTCCAGGTCAACAGATCCCTGGCGCTCTGGCTCGGCCTGTAA
- a CDS encoding putative metalloprotease CJM1_0395 family protein, translated as MDIAASHPSSAPSWSNSLSTGGFNSHDHSQHGEDGSCPFCNSSRQQYSGTGHNLNEQASGAAGVAAGIAGALQATSPLAPRDMVNLSHRTDQDGQKHSQGHSQIPKNNQGQTVVLGLDIGYGPDARPLAGGTFEEQHHRDSFTKRESRDNATPHHDDDPNTAQPVDRDDGDKRNAIQAVPDESELSSEDRQVLEQLRQRDAEVRAHEQAHVAAGGQYVTSGASYTYETGPDGRQYAVGGEVSIDTSPVPGNPEQTEQKAQTIRRAALAPASPSAQDVKVATSAAQMEAEARTERIQKEQEERQAESNNAGRQQPISLVYDQAATSHVGFFNPTPDFIVPSHTPTTPAGSARHAALMQAYTDQQLPPTP; from the coding sequence ATGGACATCGCCGCATCGCACCCTTCTTCCGCTCCCTCCTGGAGCAATTCGCTGTCAACGGGTGGTTTTAACAGCCACGACCACTCCCAGCACGGCGAGGACGGGTCCTGCCCGTTTTGCAATTCCTCCCGGCAACAGTACTCAGGGACCGGCCACAACCTGAACGAGCAGGCTTCCGGAGCGGCCGGCGTCGCGGCCGGAATTGCCGGGGCGCTACAGGCTACGAGTCCTCTTGCGCCGAGAGACATGGTCAACCTCAGCCATCGCACGGACCAGGACGGCCAAAAACACAGCCAAGGACACAGCCAGATACCCAAAAACAACCAGGGTCAGACCGTCGTTCTCGGCCTGGATATCGGCTACGGTCCGGACGCAAGGCCGCTCGCGGGCGGCACCTTTGAAGAGCAGCACCACCGGGATTCGTTCACCAAGAGGGAAAGCCGGGACAACGCAACCCCGCACCATGACGATGATCCCAACACGGCCCAACCCGTCGACAGGGACGACGGCGACAAGCGGAACGCAATCCAGGCTGTGCCCGACGAATCCGAGCTGTCATCCGAGGACCGGCAGGTTCTGGAGCAACTGCGTCAACGCGACGCCGAGGTTCGGGCCCATGAACAGGCCCATGTGGCCGCCGGAGGGCAGTATGTCACCTCCGGAGCCAGCTATACCTATGAAACCGGCCCGGACGGGAGGCAATACGCCGTGGGCGGGGAAGTCAGCATCGACACGTCTCCGGTGCCTGGAAACCCGGAACAGACTGAACAGAAAGCCCAGACCATCCGCCGGGCCGCCCTGGCTCCGGCCAGCCCTTCGGCCCAGGACGTCAAGGTAGCGACCAGCGCGGCCCAGATGGAAGCCGAAGCTCGAACGGAACGCATCCAGAAAGAGCAGGAAGAACGCCAGGCTGAAAGCAACAACGCCGGCAGACAGCAACCCATAAGCCTGGTTTACGATCAGGCCGCGACCAGTCATGTCGGATTCTTCAACCCAACGCCGGATTTCATCGTGCCTTCGCACACGCCGACAACTCCCGCCGGTTCCGCCCGCCACGCCGCGTTGATGCAGGCCTACACAGACCAGCAGCTCCCACCTACTCCCTGA
- a CDS encoding sirohydrochlorin cobaltochelatase, which produces MVPARQAYDQFEAQVRHRYPNVPLGWGFTAHKVRRKLADQGLPHDCVAVSLSRMHDLGVTHLAVQSLHTIPGVEYFWTQNLAKAYEHPRKGFIQVAMGAPLLSDQEDLRLVVDCLREFIPRERRPDEAVILAGHGTYHDGQKRYLDLQHQLQNRDPLLHTALLMGQPNLAAIVEKLRDRQISTVWLLPFMAVAGHHVQKDMFGPQPGSWSNRLRAAGFQVREHAAGTIESGCFRSIWMKHLGMAMSALGPPHQDRRPHCSQGTHHAHH; this is translated from the coding sequence GTGGTTCCGGCCCGTCAAGCCTACGACCAATTCGAAGCCCAAGTCCGCCACCGATACCCGAACGTTCCCCTGGGCTGGGGATTCACCGCGCACAAGGTTCGACGCAAGCTGGCCGATCAGGGTCTGCCCCACGATTGCGTGGCCGTGAGCCTCAGCCGGATGCACGACCTGGGGGTGACCCATCTGGCCGTGCAATCCCTGCATACCATCCCCGGTGTGGAATACTTCTGGACCCAAAATCTGGCCAAGGCGTATGAACATCCACGCAAGGGATTCATCCAGGTGGCCATGGGTGCGCCGCTCCTCAGCGACCAGGAGGATCTCCGTTTGGTCGTGGACTGCCTGCGGGAATTCATTCCCAGGGAACGTCGGCCAGATGAAGCGGTGATTTTGGCCGGACACGGCACCTACCACGACGGGCAAAAACGCTACCTGGACCTGCAACACCAGCTCCAAAACCGTGACCCGCTATTGCACACGGCCCTGCTCATGGGCCAGCCAAACCTTGCGGCCATTGTCGAGAAGCTCCGCGACCGACAGATTTCCACGGTCTGGCTGCTGCCCTTCATGGCCGTTGCCGGCCATCATGTCCAAAAGGACATGTTCGGCCCCCAACCCGGCTCCTGGAGCAACCGGCTGCGCGCTGCGGGATTCCAGGTTCGTGAACATGCCGCCGGAACCATTGAATCCGGCTGCTTTCGGTCCATCTGGATGAAGCATCTGGGCATGGCCATGTCCGCCTTGGGACCGCCCCACCAGGACAGACGCCCGCATTGCAGCCAGGGAACACATCATGCACATCACTGA
- the cbiM gene encoding cobalt transporter CbiM: MHITEGVLSAPVLALGAATTVTGLWLGLRRLEEDRLVMAAALAAAFFIGSLIHVPLGPSSVHLLLNGLAGLLLGWVAFPVIFVGLLLQALLFQFGGLLVLGVNTTAVALPAVLCGLVLRPLLLARGGRSALVAGMLAGSGAVLGTALLVALALALTDQGFLTAAKLVVLAHLPVAAIEGVMAAFVVGFLGQTRPDLLICALPAATEGGSPC, translated from the coding sequence ATGCACATCACTGAAGGCGTCCTCTCCGCACCGGTTTTGGCTCTGGGGGCGGCGACAACGGTCACCGGGCTTTGGCTCGGACTACGCCGACTGGAAGAGGACCGCCTGGTCATGGCCGCGGCCCTGGCAGCTGCCTTTTTCATCGGCTCCTTGATTCATGTCCCTCTGGGACCCAGCAGTGTCCATCTGCTGCTCAACGGCCTGGCCGGTCTGCTCCTGGGTTGGGTCGCCTTTCCGGTCATTTTCGTGGGGCTGCTGCTCCAGGCCCTGCTCTTTCAGTTCGGCGGCCTGCTGGTCTTGGGCGTGAACACCACGGCCGTGGCCCTGCCCGCCGTGCTTTGCGGCCTTGTCCTGCGCCCGCTGCTCCTGGCTCGGGGCGGGAGATCCGCCCTTGTTGCCGGCATGCTGGCCGGATCAGGGGCGGTACTGGGTACGGCGCTGCTGGTGGCCCTGGCTTTGGCCCTGACCGACCAGGGCTTTCTGACAGCGGCCAAACTGGTGGTCCTGGCCCATCTGCCGGTAGCTGCCATTGAAGGAGTGATGGCCGCCTTCGTGGTCGGTTTTCTGGGTCAGACCCGGCCCGACCTGTTGATCTGCGCCCTTCCCGCGGCCACGGAAGGAGGTTCGCCGTGTTGA
- a CDS encoding energy-coupling factor transporter transmembrane component T family protein, with protein MLGKILASQDSLSHGASRLHRMDARIKILTAMVCLMAVSGVQGHEAGLAALIFGLGLTRLAGLHLANVALRLAPANIFFVGLGLVLGLTYPGPPLTAAPWLSLDGLSLALRISLKGNALLLIFIALLCTSSVPALSQALHRLGVPRKLPLLLALTFRQLFLVAEEYHRLYRAALARGFAPSNSRHTYRTVAVLFGQTLLRALARAERIHGAMLLRGFSGQFHTLRPGTWGFSQAALATGLCIPPALITVLDRWPW; from the coding sequence ATGCTCGGCAAAATTCTCGCATCCCAGGATTCCCTGAGTCACGGTGCAAGCCGGTTGCACCGGATGGACGCCCGAATCAAGATTCTGACCGCCATGGTGTGTCTCATGGCCGTTTCCGGGGTCCAGGGGCACGAGGCTGGACTGGCGGCATTGATTTTTGGTTTGGGCCTGACCCGTCTGGCCGGATTGCACCTGGCCAATGTGGCCCTGCGCCTGGCTCCGGCCAACATCTTTTTTGTCGGCCTGGGTCTGGTTCTCGGTCTGACCTATCCCGGCCCGCCGCTGACCGCCGCGCCCTGGCTCAGCCTGGACGGTCTGTCCCTGGCCCTGCGCATCAGTCTCAAAGGCAATGCCTTGCTGCTGATCTTCATCGCCCTGCTCTGCACGTCTTCGGTGCCGGCCCTGTCCCAGGCATTGCATCGCTTGGGTGTGCCCCGGAAGCTCCCCCTGCTTCTGGCCCTGACTTTTCGCCAGCTCTTCCTGGTGGCCGAGGAGTACCACCGGTTGTACAGAGCCGCCCTGGCTCGCGGATTTGCTCCCAGCAACTCCCGCCACACCTACCGGACCGTCGCCGTCCTCTTCGGTCAAACCCTGCTGCGCGCCCTGGCCCGGGCCGAGCGCATCCACGGGGCCATGCTTTTGCGCGGCTTCAGTGGCCAGTTCCACACCCTGCGCCCGGGGACCTGGGGCTTTTCCCAGGCGGCCCTGGCCACCGGGCTCTGCATCCCCCCGGCATTGATCACCGTGCTCGATCGGTGGCCCTGGTGA
- a CDS encoding energy-coupling factor ABC transporter ATP-binding protein, whose protein sequence is MTPALLALHEAQVTVAPNTPPILDTFNFSLDHDERVGLVGPIGSGKTTLLLCLVGLMPLRQGALLFQGRMVRTKEDLTTLRRAVGFVFQNPDDQLFSPTVLDDVAFGPLNLGQSPDEARDASLAVLEQLHLSHLAHRQPHTLSGGQKRLVSLATVLVMRPQALLLDEPTNDLDARSRHMVLHILTSTPCALLIASHDKELLNLLTTRRVFLE, encoded by the coding sequence GTGACGCCGGCCCTGCTGGCCCTGCATGAAGCCCAGGTGACGGTTGCGCCAAACACCCCGCCGATCCTGGACACGTTCAATTTTTCTCTGGACCACGACGAGCGTGTCGGCCTGGTCGGCCCCATTGGCAGTGGCAAAACCACCTTGCTGTTGTGTCTGGTCGGTCTGATGCCGTTACGCCAGGGAGCCCTGCTGTTCCAGGGCCGAATGGTGCGCACCAAGGAGGACCTGACCACCTTGCGCCGTGCTGTCGGGTTTGTTTTTCAGAATCCGGACGACCAACTCTTTTCCCCAACAGTCCTGGACGACGTGGCCTTCGGCCCGCTGAACCTAGGTCAATCCCCAGACGAGGCCAGGGATGCCTCCCTGGCCGTCCTGGAACAGCTGCACCTGTCCCACCTGGCCCACCGTCAGCCCCATACGCTGTCCGGCGGCCAAAAACGCCTGGTCAGCCTGGCTACGGTTCTGGTCATGCGGCCCCAAGCCCTGCTTCTGGACGAGCCCACCAATGACCTGGACGCCCGCTCCCGGCACATGGTCCTCCACATACTGACCTCCACACCCTGCGCCCTGCTCATCGCCAGCCACGACAAGGAACTCCTGAATCTGCTGACCACCCGCCGCGTCTTTCTGGAGTAA
- a CDS encoding iron ABC transporter substrate-binding protein: MDIQKFRFSFLAALTIMFPFFATSLPAQEPRAIMDMLGRDVVIPNQIDRVICSGSGCLRLLVYLQGQDRIVGVDSAEKGGLPFAVDARPYAVANPGLGDFPLFGEFRGHDNPELIAALDPAPQVILKANAQRDGGADALQAKTGIPVVGLGYGNLTHGRENLNQTLRIMAQVIGKEERAEAVIAFFDALQADLEQRAALVAADDRPSTFIGGIAMRGGHGFASTEPAYAPFAFLNVRNVAGDLSTGETGGSHATVAKEQLLLWDPDVVFLDISTTRLQGGANGLEQLRTDPAYQALSAIQANRVYGVFPYNFYTTNYESVFANAYFIGSVLYPEQFADIDPMAKAEEIATFLNGGPAFERINKDFENMGFGRTTVQ, from the coding sequence ATGGACATTCAGAAATTCCGATTCAGCTTTCTCGCGGCGTTGACGATCATGTTTCCATTTTTCGCCACTTCGCTCCCTGCCCAAGAACCTCGGGCCATCATGGACATGCTCGGCAGGGATGTCGTTATCCCCAACCAGATCGACCGGGTGATCTGTTCCGGTTCCGGCTGTTTGCGGCTTTTGGTCTACCTGCAGGGCCAGGACCGGATCGTGGGCGTGGACAGCGCGGAAAAAGGCGGGTTGCCCTTTGCCGTGGATGCCCGGCCCTATGCCGTGGCCAATCCGGGACTGGGCGATTTCCCGCTGTTCGGGGAGTTTCGCGGCCACGACAACCCGGAACTCATCGCAGCCCTGGATCCGGCCCCACAGGTGATCCTCAAGGCCAACGCCCAACGCGACGGTGGGGCTGACGCCCTGCAGGCCAAGACCGGCATCCCCGTGGTGGGCCTGGGCTACGGCAACCTGACCCATGGCCGGGAGAACCTGAACCAGACCCTGCGGATCATGGCCCAGGTCATTGGCAAGGAAGAACGGGCCGAGGCGGTGATTGCCTTTTTCGACGCCCTTCAGGCCGACCTGGAGCAGCGGGCCGCTTTGGTCGCGGCGGATGACCGCCCGAGTACCTTCATCGGCGGCATCGCCATGCGCGGTGGCCACGGCTTTGCCTCCACCGAGCCGGCCTACGCCCCCTTCGCCTTCCTGAACGTCCGCAACGTGGCCGGGGACCTGTCCACTGGCGAAACCGGCGGCTCCCACGCCACGGTGGCCAAGGAACAACTCCTGCTCTGGGATCCGGATGTCGTCTTCCTGGACATTTCCACGACCCGGCTGCAGGGCGGAGCCAATGGCCTGGAACAGCTGCGCACCGACCCGGCCTATCAGGCCCTGTCCGCCATTCAGGCCAATCGGGTCTATGGAGTTTTTCCCTACAACTTCTACACCACCAACTACGAATCCGTCTTCGCCAATGCCTATTTCATCGGCAGCGTGTTGTATCCGGAACAGTTCGCGGACATCGATCCCATGGCCAAGGCCGAGGAAATCGCCACTTTCCTCAACGGCGGTCCCGCGTTTGAGCGGATCAATAAAGATTTCGAGAACATGGGCTTTGGCCGGACCACCGTGCAGTAA
- a CDS encoding FecCD family ABC transporter permease, with the protein MSHFDHGRISAPYNAYIGRKILFLFFLAALTGILLVLAVSLGAVRIPAREVVLAFFGLGEDARYAIIVRNIRLPHALAAILAGAGLAAAGAAMQSILRNPLGSPFTLGISQAGAFGAAFSVMLLGAGTMQSTQADAVSIINPYMTTFSAFIACMAASLVIIAIARLRGASPEVMVLSGVALGSLFTAGTMFLQYFADDVQLAAMVFWTFGDVGRAGWPEVGFMAVVVSGALLFFILNRWNYNAIDAGDETSRGLGVRVELVRMIGMLVASLVTAVIVSFLGIIGFVGLVCPHIVRRVIGDDHRFLLPASALTGACLLLAADIAARLLLAPRMLPVSILTAFLGAPTFLYLLIRGRNR; encoded by the coding sequence ATGTCCCATTTTGATCACGGCCGGATTTCCGCGCCCTACAACGCATATATCGGCCGAAAGATCCTGTTTCTGTTTTTCCTGGCCGCGTTGACCGGCATCCTGCTGGTTTTGGCCGTGTCCCTGGGTGCCGTGCGCATCCCGGCCCGGGAAGTCGTCTTGGCCTTTTTCGGCCTGGGAGAAGACGCCCGGTACGCAATCATCGTCCGGAACATCCGCCTCCCCCATGCCCTGGCCGCGATCCTGGCCGGGGCCGGGCTGGCCGCGGCCGGAGCGGCCATGCAGTCCATCCTGCGCAACCCCCTGGGCTCGCCCTTCACCCTGGGCATTTCCCAGGCCGGAGCGTTCGGGGCGGCCTTTTCCGTGATGCTTCTGGGCGCCGGAACCATGCAGAGCACCCAGGCGGACGCGGTGAGCATCATCAACCCCTACATGACCACCTTCTCCGCGTTCATCGCCTGCATGGCCGCCTCGCTGGTGATCATCGCCATCGCCCGACTGCGCGGGGCCAGCCCGGAGGTGATGGTCCTCAGCGGGGTGGCCCTGGGCTCGCTGTTTACCGCCGGAACCATGTTCCTGCAGTATTTCGCCGACGACGTGCAGCTGGCGGCCATGGTCTTCTGGACCTTCGGGGACGTGGGACGGGCCGGATGGCCGGAGGTGGGGTTCATGGCCGTGGTGGTGTCCGGGGCCCTGCTTTTTTTCATCCTCAACCGCTGGAACTACAACGCCATCGACGCCGGGGACGAGACGTCCCGGGGGCTGGGGGTCCGGGTGGAACTGGTCCGGATGATCGGGATGCTCGTCGCCTCCCTGGTCACCGCGGTGATCGTCTCCTTCCTGGGGATCATCGGCTTTGTCGGGCTGGTCTGCCCGCATATCGTCCGCCGGGTCATCGGCGACGACCACCGCTTCCTGCTCCCGGCCTCGGCCCTGACCGGGGCCTGCCTGCTTCTGGCCGCGGACATCGCTGCCCGCCTGCTGCTCGCCCCCCGGATGCTCCCGGTGTCCATCCTCACCGCGTTTCTGGGCGCGCCGACCTTCCTCTATCTGCTGATCCGGGGGCGCAACCGATGA
- a CDS encoding ABC transporter ATP-binding protein has protein sequence MILDVRNIRIGYNGRMVLHGLDFSVDQGQVLTILGPNGVGKTTLLRCINAMLKPKTGAVLVENADVFRMRAGDIAKRLGYVAQRNEAGRMTAFDAVLLGRKPHLRWRTSEADLRMVDGALNQLGLEHLALRHINEMSGGELQKVCIARALVQEPSVLLLDEPTSSLDLKNQLEILRTIRHVVHEHKLAAVMTMHDLNMAFRFSDAFVFIKEGKVFCCGCNADLTPDMVREVYGVQVDILRHQGQTVVVPR, from the coding sequence ATGATCCTGGACGTCCGGAACATCCGCATCGGCTATAACGGCCGGATGGTGCTGCACGGCCTGGACTTCAGCGTGGACCAGGGCCAGGTGCTGACCATCTTGGGCCCCAACGGCGTGGGCAAGACCACCCTGCTGCGCTGCATCAACGCCATGCTCAAGCCCAAGACCGGAGCCGTGCTGGTGGAAAACGCCGACGTCTTCCGGATGCGCGCCGGAGACATCGCCAAGCGACTGGGCTACGTGGCCCAACGCAACGAGGCCGGGCGGATGACCGCCTTCGACGCCGTGCTCCTGGGCCGCAAGCCACACCTGCGCTGGCGGACCTCCGAGGCGGACCTGCGCATGGTGGACGGGGCACTGAATCAGCTCGGCCTGGAGCACCTGGCCCTGCGGCACATCAACGAGATGAGCGGCGGGGAACTGCAAAAGGTCTGCATTGCCCGGGCTCTGGTCCAGGAACCCTCGGTGCTCCTGCTGGACGAACCCACCAGCAGCCTGGACCTCAAAAACCAGCTGGAGATCCTGCGCACCATCCGCCATGTGGTCCATGAGCACAAACTGGCCGCGGTGATGACCATGCACGACCTGAACATGGCCTTCCGCTTCTCCGACGCCTTCGTGTTCATCAAGGAGGGCAAAGTCTTCTGCTGCGGCTGCAACGCCGACCTGACCCCGGACATGGTCCGCGAAGTCTACGGCGTCCAGGTGGACATCCTGCGGCATCAGGGGCAGACCGTCGTGGTGCCTCGGTGA
- a CDS encoding FmdE family protein, which translates to MSNCTLTQEQIDRAVSFHGHECPGLWIGLRAAELCLRELGHNDDNPIIAVVETDMCGVDGIQVLTGCTLGKGNLIHKDLGKTAFSFYRTTDNKALRAVFHRKAMGPEGQELRDLMKKVFAGTATEQEQQRAKALKLKARQRVFEAPLADLFTVAEPAQPAPRPAKILDSLTCAACGESTMESRTRRFAGETYCIPCFADVEQKC; encoded by the coding sequence ATGTCCAACTGCACTCTGACCCAGGAACAAATCGACCGGGCCGTGTCGTTTCACGGCCATGAATGTCCGGGATTGTGGATCGGCCTGCGGGCCGCGGAACTCTGTTTGCGGGAACTCGGGCACAACGACGACAACCCGATCATCGCCGTGGTGGAGACGGACATGTGCGGAGTGGACGGCATCCAGGTGCTCACCGGCTGCACCCTGGGCAAGGGCAACCTGATCCACAAGGATCTGGGAAAAACCGCCTTTTCCTTCTACCGGACCACGGACAACAAGGCCCTGCGCGCCGTGTTCCACCGCAAGGCCATGGGGCCGGAAGGCCAGGAACTGCGTGATCTGATGAAAAAGGTCTTCGCCGGTACGGCCACGGAGCAGGAACAGCAACGGGCCAAGGCGCTCAAGCTCAAGGCCCGGCAACGGGTCTTCGAAGCCCCGCTGGCCGACCTGTTCACCGTCGCCGAACCCGCCCAGCCCGCGCCCCGACCGGCCAAAATCCTGGACAGCCTGACCTGCGCGGCCTGCGGCGAATCCACCATGGAATCCCGCACCCGCCGCTTTGCCGGGGAAACCTACTGCATACCCTGCTTTGCGGATGTGGAGCAAAAATGCTGA
- a CDS encoding PEP-CTERM sorting domain-containing protein produces MPLLRGFAGPGAGPGAGNVAIARAWGVNAYTYTGTSSFELELGISLTGLVQFSGDNGWGQILANVYVVDANVYESFFSGTTDAGGAISDGLIDTIDEADLYINNRTIGGQLDTSSETSATIAFTVQPDSSFYLWASLLVQNANGNFSFATNSLTMSFNETENLTAASSQFGSGGPGQGTGPTPDPIPEPGTIALLGIGLVGLGLYARRRRTMV; encoded by the coding sequence ATGCCTCTTCTTCGCGGTTTTGCCGGACCCGGTGCCGGACCCGGTGCCGGTAACGTCGCAATCGCTCGGGCTTGGGGTGTCAATGCGTATACATATACCGGTACCAGTTCATTTGAGCTGGAATTGGGTATCTCCCTCACGGGACTGGTCCAATTTTCGGGCGATAACGGTTGGGGACAGATCCTGGCAAACGTGTATGTTGTCGATGCCAATGTCTATGAATCATTTTTTTCGGGCACCACGGATGCAGGAGGTGCCATATCTGATGGACTCATTGACACTATTGACGAGGCAGATCTGTATATCAACAACCGCACCATCGGAGGACAGCTTGATACATCCTCCGAGACCAGCGCAACCATTGCGTTTACAGTCCAGCCGGATTCGTCTTTCTATCTCTGGGCATCCCTCCTTGTGCAAAATGCCAATGGCAATTTTAGTTTCGCAACCAACAGCCTGACTATGAGCTTCAACGAGACGGAAAACCTGACTGCCGCCTCCAGCCAGTTTGGTTCTGGTGGCCCGGGACAGGGCACCGGCCCCACACCTGACCCGATTCCGGAACCCGGCACCATCGCGCTGCTGGGCATCGGCCTGGTCGGACTGGGCCTCTATGCCCGCCGACGCCGGACCATGGTCTAG
- a CDS encoding efflux RND transporter periplasmic adaptor subunit, whose product MRPSLICSIVIGLTLLAGALALTFRPESVPEPSGPERIAEVHVEPVIAATVARESRFTAVTQPLRQASLSFTVPGRMTARPVEVGDRVQDQQVLATLALQEFENVVAQAEAAVAELTAQSAQAGRDHRRFTHLSADNVVEARQAEQSTVLLEQLQAALAGDKAQRAEALRRRDEALLRAPFPGIVTAVHLEPGEWADPGRRVLELQDDRGVKLEVEVPENMISGLKSGQRVHATLPFAENLRVNGRIAHLARAAGRSGRLFPVVVELEAVPGLVPGMTGEVVFAVESGFSLLVPLSAVINPGGARPSLFVLDLSDKEGGKEDQGRVREVFVGLGGLSAKQVVVSGDLVEGDMVVVHGQTRLADGQVVRVAP is encoded by the coding sequence ATGCGTCCCAGTTTGATCTGCTCCATTGTCATTGGCCTGACGCTTTTGGCCGGTGCCCTGGCCCTGACGTTCAGACCGGAATCCGTCCCGGAACCATCCGGACCAGAACGGATAGCGGAGGTTCATGTCGAACCCGTTATCGCCGCGACAGTAGCGCGTGAGTCGCGCTTCACGGCGGTCACTCAGCCTTTGCGTCAGGCCTCCCTGTCCTTCACCGTTCCCGGACGAATGACCGCCCGCCCCGTGGAAGTGGGTGACCGGGTCCAGGACCAGCAGGTTCTGGCCACGCTTGCCTTGCAAGAATTCGAGAACGTCGTCGCCCAGGCCGAGGCCGCGGTTGCCGAACTGACGGCCCAATCAGCCCAGGCCGGGCGGGACCATCGTCGTTTCACACACCTCAGTGCGGACAACGTGGTGGAGGCCAGACAGGCCGAACAATCCACGGTTTTGCTGGAACAACTCCAGGCAGCCTTGGCCGGGGACAAGGCCCAGCGGGCCGAAGCCCTGCGTCGGCGGGATGAAGCCCTGTTGCGCGCGCCTTTTCCGGGTATCGTAACAGCGGTGCATCTCGAGCCCGGGGAATGGGCTGATCCGGGGCGGCGCGTCCTGGAGCTGCAGGATGACCGGGGCGTGAAGCTGGAGGTGGAAGTTCCGGAAAACATGATCAGCGGCCTTAAGTCAGGTCAGCGGGTTCATGCGACGCTGCCCTTTGCGGAAAATCTCCGGGTCAACGGCAGGATCGCCCATCTGGCTCGAGCCGCTGGAAGGTCGGGTCGGCTTTTTCCCGTGGTGGTGGAACTGGAGGCGGTACCGGGACTTGTGCCGGGCATGACCGGTGAAGTGGTATTTGCCGTTGAATCAGGCTTTAGCCTGCTTGTCCCCCTGTCCGCGGTAATCAACCCCGGGGGAGCGCGGCCCAGTCTTTTTGTCCTGGACCTGAGTGACAAAGAGGGTGGCAAAGAGGATCAAGGAAGGGTGCGCGAGGTGTTTGTCGGGCTGGGAGGTCTGAGCGCAAAGCAGGTTGTCGTGAGCGGTGATCTTGTCGAGGGGGACATGGTGGTTGTTCATGGTCAAACGCGACTCGCTGACGGTCAGGTCGTGCGGGTGGCTCCATGA
- a CDS encoding TetR/AcrR family transcriptional regulator: MEMLTLSTFYGSAKQSMKTLNQSRSYHHGRLKATLLRVAEELLEKQGVAGLSLRSVSRAANVSHAAPYRHYQDKTDLLKDLAYSGYERLAAALELAARNHDGDPVGQLMAAGRAYVTLAVRSPELTNLMFGGLPVSEMDADLQLVCDRAFAGLVKIIEEGQQAGIYEEENTLILAVSAWSTVHGLASLICTGSISEATKTEQGIDQLTHSVCATLLRGMLKRPDTPLRRPPDILPSPLPKSP; the protein is encoded by the coding sequence ATGGAGATGTTGACGTTGTCAACATTTTATGGCAGTGCCAAGCAATCCATGAAAACACTGAACCAGTCCCGATCATACCATCACGGCCGACTCAAGGCGACACTACTGAGGGTGGCGGAAGAACTGCTCGAGAAGCAGGGCGTTGCCGGATTAAGCCTCAGAAGCGTCTCCCGGGCGGCGAATGTCAGTCACGCGGCCCCCTACCGCCATTATCAGGATAAAACCGATCTCCTCAAGGATCTGGCCTATAGTGGCTACGAGCGTCTGGCCGCGGCGCTGGAGTTGGCGGCAAGGAATCATGACGGGGATCCAGTCGGGCAACTGATGGCCGCGGGCCGGGCCTACGTGACCCTCGCCGTGCGCTCACCCGAGTTGACAAACCTGATGTTCGGGGGCCTGCCGGTTTCGGAGATGGACGCTGACCTGCAACTGGTCTGTGACCGGGCATTCGCCGGACTGGTCAAAATCATCGAGGAAGGTCAACAAGCCGGAATCTATGAGGAAGAGAACACCTTGATTCTTGCAGTAAGCGCCTGGTCCACGGTCCATGGACTGGCATCCCTGATCTGCACGGGAAGTATTTCCGAGGCCACCAAGACGGAACAGGGCATTGACCAGTTGACCCACTCCGTCTGTGCCACGCTGCTCCGGGGCATGCTCAAGAGACCGGACACGCCATTGCGCCGACCACCTGACATCCTCCCTTCACCCCTTCCCAAGTCTCCGTGA